Proteins encoded together in one Solanum lycopersicum chromosome 7, SLM_r2.1 window:
- the LOC138337364 gene encoding uncharacterized protein: MFSGVDFKRWKQNMFFYLTMLSPQKFINENVPGMSNETLPDERLLVTEAWTHSDFFYKNYIQSGLQDDLYNVYNNVKTSKGLWDALEKKYKTEDAGMKKFIVAKFLDYKMIGRLIVNDAFQVAAIIEKLPLLWKDFKNYLKHKRREITVEDLTVRLRIEEDNKLAEKSSLGNSTISGVNFVEEDPIKLKKRKKASCPKSNPPKNKFNGNCFNCGKHGCRSTECRGPKKEYKNKDKQTWLNPKEKWTNSVRCFQNVTWFEIQENGG; the protein is encoded by the exons atgttttctggagtcgactttaagagatggaAGCAAAatatgttcttctatctcactatgTTGAGTCCGCAgaagttcattaatgagaatgttcctggTATGTCAAATGAAACTCTGCCTGATGAACGATTgttggtaacagaagcatggacacactcagattttttttataaaaattatattcagaGTGGcctgcaagatgatctgtacaatgtgtacaatAATGTCAAAACCTCAAAAGGACTCTGGGATGcattagaaaagaagtacaaaacagaagatgccggaatgaagaaattcattgtggcgAAATTTCtagactataagatgatagGCA gattgattgtgaatgatgcctttcaagtggctgcaattattgaaaagttacctttattgtggaaggacttcaaaaactacttgaaacacaaacgcaGGGAGATTACTGTTGAAGATCTCacagtaaggttgagaatcgaagaggataataagcTTGCAGAAAAGAGTTCACTTGGTAATTCaacaatatctggagtaaattttgttgaagaagatcccataaaattaaagaaaagaaagaaagcatcttgtccaaaaagcaatcctcctaagaataAATTCAATGGAAATTGCTTCAACTGTGGTAAACATGGTTGTAGATCTACTGAATGccggggtcctaagaaggaATATAAGAACAAGGACAAACAAACTTGGCttaatccaaaggagaaatggacgaaCTCTGTGCgatgctttcagaatgtaacttggtttgaaatccaagagaatggtggatag